The following proteins are encoded in a genomic region of Paenibacillus sp. FSL R7-0273:
- a CDS encoding APC family permease, producing MISFLKRFLIGRPLKSTELGEQKLNKKKALAILSSDALSSVAYGPEQILIVLVTVGTMAFWYSIPIAIGVLVLLTALILSYRQIIFAYSHGGGAYVVSKENLGKYPGLIAGGSLLVDYILTVAVSVSAGTDAITSAFPSLHDHKVLIAIIFVFLITLLNLRGVTESASVLAYPVYLFVLALFILIGTGLYNILTGNVPAELHTSIGTPVAGISLFLLLRAFSSGSSALTGVEAISNAIPNFKSPEASNAAKTLAAMGILLAVLFSGIVTLAYYYGVAPRADVTVVSQIAEQTFGRNAMYFFIQGTTALILILAANTGYSAFPLLAVNLAKDKFIPRMFTMRGDRLGYSNGIIILGVLSMLLIYVFEGETEQLIPLYAVGVFIPFTLSQSGMMVKWLREKPAGWMPKFVINTVGALISFIVTMMFFLTKFTQVWPVFVFLPILLYVFHRIHKHYEAVADQLRITTCEATVKIEGNVIIVPVAGITHVVENSLEYAKSLSPQQIIAVYVPFEREDEAAFEEKWKKWQPDVRLVTLYTPYRSIIHPLTKFIDTINWKAAELNHRVTVIIPQFIPKKGWHNILHNQSSLLIRARLLFRSDVIVTTVPYHLKK from the coding sequence GTGATTTCCTTTTTAAAAAGGTTTTTGATTGGCAGGCCCTTGAAGTCCACTGAGCTGGGGGAGCAAAAGTTAAATAAAAAGAAAGCACTGGCGATTTTATCATCAGATGCCTTATCTTCAGTTGCCTATGGTCCTGAGCAAATCCTGATAGTACTGGTTACAGTCGGTACGATGGCTTTCTGGTACTCCATACCGATCGCAATCGGGGTGCTGGTGCTGCTGACTGCACTGATCCTGTCCTACCGGCAGATTATTTTTGCTTATTCACATGGCGGGGGAGCCTATGTTGTCTCTAAGGAAAACCTGGGCAAATATCCCGGCCTGATTGCAGGCGGTTCGCTGCTGGTGGATTATATTCTGACGGTGGCGGTAAGTGTATCGGCCGGAACAGATGCGATTACATCGGCTTTTCCAAGCCTGCATGATCATAAAGTGCTGATTGCCATTATCTTTGTATTTCTCATTACATTATTGAATTTAAGAGGCGTTACGGAATCTGCTTCCGTTCTCGCCTATCCGGTTTACCTGTTCGTGCTGGCCCTGTTCATTCTGATCGGTACCGGTCTTTATAACATCTTAACGGGTAATGTTCCGGCAGAACTGCATACTTCAATCGGTACTCCGGTGGCCGGGATCAGTCTGTTCCTGCTGCTGCGCGCTTTTTCTTCGGGGAGCTCGGCGTTAACCGGGGTAGAGGCGATTTCTAATGCCATTCCGAATTTTAAAAGCCCTGAGGCCTCCAATGCAGCCAAAACGCTGGCGGCAATGGGGATTTTATTAGCGGTCCTGTTCTCCGGAATTGTTACGCTGGCCTATTACTATGGAGTTGCGCCCCGTGCTGACGTTACTGTCGTGTCGCAGATTGCGGAGCAGACCTTCGGACGAAATGCGATGTACTTTTTTATACAGGGTACAACTGCACTCATTCTGATTCTGGCGGCTAATACCGGCTATTCTGCTTTTCCTCTGCTGGCAGTAAATCTGGCTAAGGACAAATTTATACCACGTATGTTTACGATGCGCGGGGACAGACTGGGATATTCCAACGGGATTATCATTCTGGGTGTGCTATCGATGCTGCTCATTTATGTATTTGAAGGGGAGACGGAGCAGTTAATTCCTCTGTATGCGGTAGGGGTATTCATTCCCTTTACGTTATCCCAATCCGGGATGATGGTAAAATGGCTCCGCGAAAAGCCGGCAGGCTGGATGCCGAAATTCGTGATTAACACCGTAGGCGCGCTGATCAGCTTCATCGTTACGATGATGTTCTTCCTGACCAAGTTCACACAGGTATGGCCTGTTTTTGTCTTCCTGCCGATCCTGCTGTACGTCTTCCATAGAATTCATAAGCATTACGAGGCGGTTGCCGACCAGCTTAGAATTACAACCTGTGAAGCCACGGTTAAAATTGAAGGCAATGTCATTATCGTGCCGGTTGCCGGAATCACCCATGTCGTGGAGAACTCGCTGGAATACGCCAAATCGCTGTCACCGCAGCAGATTATTGCGGTATACGTTCCTTTTGAACGGGAGGACGAAGCCGCATTCGAGGAAAAATGGAAGAAGTGGCAGCCGGACGTACGCCTGGTGACCCTCTATACTCCATACAGAAGCATCATCCATCCGTTGACTAAGTTTATTGATACAATCAACTGGAAAGCGGCAGAGCTCAATCATAGAGTCACAGTCATTATTCCACAGTTTATTCCGAAAAAAGGCTGGCACAACATCCTGCATAACCAGTCGAGCCTGCTGATCCGCGCCCGTCTGCTATTCCGCAGCGATGTGATTGTTACTACGGTGCCTTATCATTTAAAGAAGTAA